The genomic segment AGAAACTCGTTATTGATACCCTGCAGGTACAGGGCACGCCCCACCAGCGTCAGGAAACCCGCCAGCAGCAACCAGATCATCAGGCGGGCGCGCCAAGGCGGCACCGCCAGGGAGAGGACTGGGCTGTGGGAGAACTTCATGCCCCCCTCCCCTCCAGGACCACCACCTGATTGGGCGCCGGGGTCTTCATCTGCAACTTGTCCCGGGCGATGCGTTCGATGCGGGCATGGTTGGCCCAGGTGCTCTGCTCCAGTTGCAGCTGACCCCATTCCACTTCCAGATTGCGCATCCGGACCTGTTCTCGCTCCAGTTCGATGAACAGCTTGCGGGCCCGGTGGTTGGCGTCCACAGCAAACAGGGCAGCGGCTACCGCAATGGCGAGAAGAATGACGTTCAGCCTGACCATGGGCAGATCACAGCTTTTCCCCCACCCGCATCACCGCGCTGCGGGCCCTGGGATTGGCTTTCAGCTCGGCATCGCCAGCATGGACCGGCTTGCCCACCAGACGCAGCCGAGGCGGCGGCAAGTCGGCCGCCCGCACCGGCACGCCCTTGGGAGGCTGGGGAGGCCGCGCTTCGTCCCGCAGGAAATGCTTGACGATGCGATCCTCCAGGGAGTGAAAGCTGATCACCACCAGCCGCCCCCCCGGCTTCAGTCGCTTCATGGCCTGAGGCAGGCTTAGCGACAATTCCTCAAGCTCGCGATTGATGAAAATCCGTAAAGCCTGAAAGCTGCGCGTCGCCGGATGCTGACCCGGTTCCCGCGTGCGCACGGCTTTTTCCACGAGCGCGGCAAGTTGTCCGGTGCTTGTAATACCGCCTTCGATCCGAGCAGCAACAAGCGCCTTTGCAATCGCATGAGCAAACCGTTCTTCGCCATAGTCTCTCAGCACCTCCTCTATTTCCCGTTGATCCGCCCGCGCCAGCCATTCCGCCGCGGTCTCCCCCCGGGTCGTATCCATGCGCATATCCAGCGGCGCATCGAACCGGAAACTGAACCCCCGATTACCGTCATCCAACTGGGGGCTGGAAACCCCCAGATCCAGCAACACACCATCCACCTGGGCGATACCCAACTCGTCCAGTACCTGCCCCATATCGCCGAACCATGCATGAACCAGACTCAGGCGCGGATCGTCGATGTCCTGCCCGGCCGAGATGGCCATCGGATCCCGATCCAGGGAGACCAGACGGCCGGTCTGCCCCAGGCGGGCCAGAATCTCCCGACTATGACCACCGCGACCGAAGGTAGCATCCAGATAAACACCGTCGGGCTTGAGCGCCAGTGCCTCCACTGCCTCCGCCAGCAACACGCTGACGTGGCCGCCACTCACAAGGAAATACCCTCGAAACCCGGCGGCGACTCGCCACCCGCCAGGGCTGCGGCAGCCAGTTCCGGCAGGCCCTGCCAGTCAGCGTCGCTCCAGATTTCAAAATGGGTGCCCATGCCCACCATCCAGATCTGCTTTTCCAGGGCGGCATGACTGCGCAACTCGGGGGCGATCAACAGACGACCGGCGCCATCCAGTTGCTCGTCCCGGGCATTGCCCACCAAGACGCGCTTCAGTGCGGCGGATCGGGGATCGAAGCTGGGCGCAGCCAGGATGCGGTCGCGAATGGGAGCCCAGGCGGGCTCCGGGTAAAGCAGCAGGCAGCGATGGGGATGGGCGGTCAGCACCAGACGACCGCCCTCTGCGGCCAGGGCGTCACGATGCCGCGCCGGGACCGCCATGCGTCCCTTCGCATCAAGACTCAGCGCTATCGCCCCTTGGAACATCGCCCCTCCAGTTGAAGAAGGAAAATCACATGATTCCCC from the Denitratisoma oestradiolicum genome contains:
- the rsmH gene encoding 16S rRNA (cytosine(1402)-N(4))-methyltransferase RsmH encodes the protein MSGGHVSVLLAEAVEALALKPDGVYLDATFGRGGHSREILARLGQTGRLVSLDRDPMAISAGQDIDDPRLSLVHAWFGDMGQVLDELGIAQVDGVLLDLGVSSPQLDDGNRGFSFRFDAPLDMRMDTTRGETAAEWLARADQREIEEVLRDYGEERFAHAIAKALVAARIEGGITSTGQLAALVEKAVRTREPGQHPATRSFQALRIFINRELEELSLSLPQAMKRLKPGGRLVVISFHSLEDRIVKHFLRDEARPPQPPKGVPVRAADLPPPRLRLVGKPVHAGDAELKANPRARSAVMRVGEKL
- the ftsL gene encoding cell division protein FtsL, with protein sequence MVRLNVILLAIAVAAALFAVDANHRARKLFIELEREQVRMRNLEVEWGQLQLEQSTWANHARIERIARDKLQMKTPAPNQVVVLEGRGA
- the mraZ gene encoding division/cell wall cluster transcriptional repressor MraZ, which encodes MFQGAIALSLDAKGRMAVPARHRDALAAEGGRLVLTAHPHRCLLLYPEPAWAPIRDRILAAPSFDPRSAALKRVLVGNARDEQLDGAGRLLIAPELRSHAALEKQIWMVGMGTHFEIWSDADWQGLPELAAAALAGGESPPGFEGISL